One part of the Phragmites australis chromosome 3, lpPhrAust1.1, whole genome shotgun sequence genome encodes these proteins:
- the LOC133911185 gene encoding disease resistance protein PIK6-NP-like — translation MAGAMVSASTGAMTSLLAKLNALLSEEYTKLKSVRRKIFSVRDELSSMNALLVKLADVEGLDGQLKEWRNNVRELAYDMEDCIDAAFMHKLARGDTEQSGFIEKTLCKIKELRVRHKVANQIEELTARAKEVSERRTRYKLDESIVRTATPVPVDPRLPVILAESKGLIGVDGPRDTITGWLMD, via the coding sequence ATGGCGGGAGCGATGGTGAGTGCCTCCACCGGGGCGATGACCTCCCTGCTCGCGAAGCTCAACGCGCTACTCTCTGAGGAGTACACCAAGCTCAAGAGCGTCCGCCGCAAGATCTTCTCCGTCAGAGACGAGCTCAGCAGCATGAACGCTCTGCTGGTCAAGCTGGCCGATGTGGAGGGGCTCGACGGGCAGCTCAAGGAGTGGAGGAACAACGTGCGAGAGCTTGCCTACGACATGGAAGATTGCATTGACGCTGCTTTCATGCACAAGCTTGCCCGTGGGGACACCGAACAATCTGGCTTCATCGAGAAGACTTTATGCAAGATCAAGGAGCTCCGGGTGCGGCACAAGGTGGCGAACCAGATCGAGGAGCTCACCGCCCGTGCCAAGGAAGTGAGTGAACGCCGGACTAGGTATAAGCTCGACGAGAGCATCGTCAGGACCGCGACGCCTGTGCCCGTCGACCCCAGGTTGCCGGTGATCCTTGCAGAGTCCAAGGGCCTCATAGGCGTTGATGGCCCACGTGACACGATAACTGGGTGGTTGATGGACTGA